The Solanum pennellii chromosome 11, SPENNV200 genome contains a region encoding:
- the LOC107002939 gene encoding putative germin-like protein 9-2 yields the protein MAWISTKSSLMLLISIFTIVISTTTLASDPDILLDFMSPENQTSVDGNYFTYTAMRGIFHKPVDKCTTTKATKAEFPVLNGQGVSLAVLQFPPGSVNPPHYHSRATGLFLLLEGVLEVGFVDTKGVLYTQRLKTGDVFLFPKGLQHYQYNFDHKRKAVGVAALGSASPGTVSLPTSIFNSGISELVLAKSFKTDVKTIKKIKEATTTP from the coding sequence ATGGCCTGGATTTCCACTAAATCTTCCTTAATGCttctaatttcaatttttacaaTTGTCATATCCACAACAACACTAGCAAGTGATCCAGACATCCTTTTAGATTTTATGTCCCCTGAAAATCAAACCTCTGTTGATGGCAATTACTTCACATACACCGCGATGCGCGGTATATTTCACAAGCCAGTAGATAAATGTACTACAACAAAGGCTACAAAGGCAGAGTTTCCAGTTCTTAATGGTCAAGGTGTGTCACTAGCTGTGCTTCAGTTCCCTCCAGGTTCTGTGAACCCGCCTCACTACCATTCTCGCGCTACTGGACTCTTTCTCCTCCTGGAAGGCGTACTAGAGGTTGGTTTTGTCGATACGAAGGGTGTTCTGTATACTCAGAGGCTAAAAACAGGGGATGTTTTTCTGTTTCCTAAAGGATTACAACATTATCAGTATAATTTTGATCATAAGAGAAAAGCAGTTGGTGTAGCTGCTCTTGGTAGTGCTAGTCCTGGCACTGTTTCATTGCCAACATCAATTTTCAATAGTGGAATTAGTGAATTGGTACTTGCTAAGTCTTTTAAGACAGATGTTAAAACGATTAAAAAGATCAAAGAAGCAACCACAACACCTTGA